A window of Sphingobacterium sp. SRCM116780 contains these coding sequences:
- a CDS encoding OmpH family outer membrane protein: MNNIVSTLSKVTLGLAISVAAVSCNQGSKNSSSSTTKDSTSTKGSSEKVEKIVYINSDSLSQKYDYFKDIRSKLEAKVKKAQADLQSKSQAFQREVAEYQQKAASMSAAERQATEEKLARKQDELSRLDQNASSSIAQDESAEFNNVYNKITEFLKKHASDNGYTLVLTYSKTNPTVLYADSKLEITNEVVKQLNEEYKKEKK; the protein is encoded by the coding sequence ATGAATAATATAGTATCAACATTATCAAAAGTAACTTTAGGCTTAGCAATTTCGGTAGCTGCTGTATCTTGTAATCAAGGATCAAAAAATTCAAGTTCTTCAACTACGAAAGATTCTACATCGACAAAAGGATCATCAGAAAAGGTTGAGAAAATTGTATATATCAATTCGGATTCATTATCTCAAAAATATGATTACTTCAAAGATATCAGAAGTAAACTAGAAGCTAAAGTAAAAAAAGCACAGGCAGATCTTCAGTCTAAAAGTCAAGCTTTTCAACGTGAAGTAGCAGAATATCAACAAAAAGCTGCTTCTATGAGCGCTGCTGAAAGACAAGCTACGGAAGAAAAATTAGCACGTAAACAAGATGAGCTAAGCCGTTTGGATCAAAATGCTTCTTCTTCAATCGCTCAAGACGAATCTGCAGAATTTAACAACGTATATAATAAAATCACGGAGTTTTTGAAAAAACACGCAAGTGATAATGGCTACACATTAGTGTTAACCTATTCAAAAACAAATCCAACCGTTCTATATGCGGATTCTAAATTGGAAATCACAAACGAAGTTGTGAAACAATTAAACGAAGAATACAAAAAAGAAAAGAAATAA
- the gyrB gene encoding DNA topoisomerase (ATP-hydrolyzing) subunit B, which produces MSEENKNASSYSADNIQVLEGLEAVRKRPSMYIGDTGVKGLHHLVYEVVDNSIDEAVAGYCTDIIVTIHKDNSISVKDNGRGIPTGITKKEKKSALEIVMTVLHAGGKFDKDTYKVSGGLHGVGVSCVNALSTHLSAVVHRDGKIFEQEYERGKPMYDVKEIGESDHTGTTVKFTPDAEIFTTTTIYNYDTLANRLRELSFLNKGITLSLTDERETLEDGTLRQDVFLSQGGLQEFVQFLDGNRQSIIPHPIYVEGIKQGIPVELALQYNETYTENVHSYVNNINTIEGGAHVAGFRRGLTRTLKAYADKSGLLKNLKVEITGDDFREGLTAVISVKVAEPQFEGQTKTKLGNSEVMGAVDVAVGEILNIYLEENPREAKAIVQKVVIAAQARAAARKARDLVQRKTVMGGSGLPGKLADCQDNDPTKCEIYFVEGDSAGGTAKSGRDRKYQAIMPLRGKILNVEKAMEHKIYENEEIKNMFTALGVSVGTAEDPKALNLEKLRYHRIIIMTDADVDGSHITTLILTFYFRYMKELIENGYIYIATPPLYLVKKGKEHQYAWNEDQRLNAVQRLKGAGKEDSVHVQRYKGLGEMNAEQLWDTTMNPDTRTLRQVTIENAAECDRIFSMLMGDEVAPRREFIERNARYAKIDI; this is translated from the coding sequence ATGAGCGAAGAAAACAAAAATGCATCATCATATTCAGCCGATAATATCCAAGTTTTAGAGGGATTAGAGGCTGTACGTAAGCGTCCTTCCATGTATATTGGGGACACAGGGGTGAAAGGTTTGCACCATTTGGTCTATGAAGTAGTCGATAACTCTATCGATGAAGCCGTTGCAGGTTATTGTACAGACATTATTGTCACAATCCACAAAGACAATTCTATTTCCGTTAAAGATAATGGACGAGGTATTCCAACAGGTATTACGAAGAAAGAAAAGAAATCAGCACTAGAGATTGTTATGACTGTCTTACATGCTGGTGGTAAATTTGATAAAGATACCTATAAAGTATCAGGTGGTCTTCATGGTGTTGGGGTTTCTTGTGTGAATGCTTTATCTACACATTTGTCAGCGGTGGTTCATCGCGATGGTAAAATCTTCGAACAAGAGTACGAAAGAGGAAAACCGATGTACGATGTGAAAGAAATTGGAGAATCTGATCATACGGGTACTACGGTTAAATTTACTCCTGATGCTGAGATTTTTACAACAACTACTATTTATAATTACGATACATTAGCGAATCGTCTTCGTGAGTTATCTTTCTTAAATAAGGGCATTACTTTATCATTAACGGATGAAAGAGAAACTTTGGAAGATGGAACATTGCGTCAAGATGTTTTCTTATCCCAAGGTGGCTTACAAGAGTTTGTTCAGTTTTTGGATGGAAACCGTCAATCGATTATCCCTCATCCAATTTATGTAGAGGGAATTAAACAAGGTATTCCTGTTGAATTAGCATTACAATACAACGAGACTTACACAGAGAATGTTCATTCGTATGTGAATAATATTAATACCATCGAAGGTGGTGCTCACGTAGCGGGTTTCCGTCGTGGATTGACCAGAACATTGAAAGCATACGCAGATAAGTCTGGTTTATTGAAGAATTTAAAGGTTGAAATTACAGGAGATGATTTTCGTGAAGGATTAACAGCTGTTATTTCTGTGAAAGTTGCAGAACCTCAATTTGAGGGACAGACGAAGACTAAATTAGGAAACTCGGAGGTAATGGGGGCTGTTGACGTTGCTGTTGGTGAAATTTTGAATATTTATTTGGAAGAAAATCCGAGAGAAGCAAAAGCAATTGTACAAAAAGTTGTTATTGCTGCGCAAGCTCGTGCTGCGGCGCGTAAAGCGCGTGATTTGGTTCAAAGAAAGACAGTAATGGGTGGTTCAGGCTTACCTGGTAAACTTGCCGATTGTCAAGATAATGACCCAACGAAATGCGAAATTTACTTTGTCGAGGGAGATTCAGCGGGTGGAACAGCAAAGTCAGGTCGTGATCGTAAATATCAAGCGATTATGCCACTTCGTGGTAAAATCTTGAACGTTGAAAAAGCGATGGAACATAAGATCTACGAAAACGAAGAGATTAAGAATATGTTTACCGCATTAGGCGTTAGTGTAGGGACTGCAGAAGATCCAAAAGCGTTGAATTTGGAGAAACTACGTTACCATCGTATCATCATTATGACCGATGCTGACGTCGATGGTTCTCATATCACGACGCTTATTTTGACTTTCTACTTTAGATACATGAAAGAGCTTATTGAGAATGGGTATATTTATATTGCTACTCCTCCTTTATATTTAGTCAAAAAAGGAAAGGAACATCAGTACGCTTGGAATGAAGATCAACGATTAAATGCAGTACAACGATTGAAAGGTGCGGGTAAAGAAGATAGTGTACATGTACAGCGCTACAAAGGTCTTGGAGAAATGAATGCGGAACAACTTTGGGATACAACCATGAATCCAGATACACGTACATTACGCCAAGTAACCATTGAAAATGCTGCGGAATGTGACCGTATATTTTCTATGCTAATGGGTGATGAGGTAGCTCCTCGTCGTGAATTTATTGAGCGAAACGCACGTTATGCAAAAATAGATATCTAA
- a CDS encoding ComEA family DNA-binding protein — protein MIKFYLLTCYLLFSFTYCYGQEYHELTLDQLLEQLLEELEEDVDVSEISERWQYYLKHPINLNKTDGRELHDLQFLTVFQIERFLAHRVESGDFLSLQELQSIDGFDLKTIQYLLPFVTIANPSLYQDFTFKNLLQKSDQEVMVRYGRMMHTAKGYAITDTTRSRYLGDPNRYLIRYRLNYNNHIRLAINMDKDAGEPFFKEKQKNGFDFYSGSLAVRDLGRIKQIVIGDFALQIGQGLTMWNGLSFGKGSMIENAARQGIGLRSYTSLNESNFLRGISSTLVFGKFEITPYISYRYIDGNVKQINDERTIATLTISGLHRTPTEQRYRRAIGQFVYGSNLLYTKNRLKIGFNYVTTHLDGIKVLGKALENKFDFEGNLLRNMSMYYNYTYRNSYFFGEVATNLDQGYAWLTGAITSITPQFSTVLLYRDYQKNYHNFFAQSIGETTGTQNEKGFYTGIVYHPSRKIQWTTYVDLFKFPWLRYRAIAPSAGYDVMSQFSYMWYKKGQLSVRFRHRLREENIPASKTKEVVLAKVKRYQIRLEYKYKLSPIWSIRSRMEGVQYTKEFEKKELGWMVFQDVFFNPNRSKITTNIRLAYFHTDSYNTRIYAYENDVLYSSSFPLYYQKGWRIYNNIRYRIHRNIDLWTKVSAFYYPELEKVGSGLDEIQGNMKSEIKMQLRIQF, from the coding sequence ATGATTAAATTTTATCTATTGACATGCTACCTATTGTTCAGCTTCACCTATTGTTATGGACAAGAGTATCATGAATTAACCTTAGATCAACTACTTGAGCAGTTGTTGGAGGAGCTGGAAGAAGATGTTGATGTAAGTGAGATCTCAGAACGTTGGCAATATTACTTAAAGCATCCCATCAATTTGAATAAAACAGATGGACGAGAACTGCATGATTTGCAGTTTCTGACCGTTTTCCAAATTGAGAGATTTTTAGCTCATCGAGTGGAGTCCGGAGATTTTCTGTCTTTACAGGAATTGCAAAGTATTGATGGGTTCGATCTGAAAACAATTCAATACTTATTACCTTTTGTTACAATAGCCAATCCTTCGCTTTATCAAGATTTTACTTTTAAAAACTTACTACAAAAATCAGATCAAGAAGTTATGGTTCGTTATGGTCGAATGATGCATACGGCAAAAGGGTATGCCATAACCGATACAACACGTTCACGCTATTTGGGTGATCCTAATCGGTATTTAATACGATACCGATTGAACTATAACAATCATATTCGATTAGCGATTAATATGGATAAGGATGCAGGGGAACCTTTTTTTAAGGAGAAACAAAAAAATGGCTTTGATTTTTATTCTGGAAGTTTGGCTGTTCGTGATCTAGGAAGAATTAAACAGATCGTAATTGGTGATTTTGCTTTGCAAATAGGGCAAGGGCTGACCATGTGGAATGGTTTGAGTTTTGGTAAAGGCAGTATGATTGAAAATGCTGCACGACAAGGTATAGGGCTTAGGTCCTATACCTCATTGAATGAAAGTAATTTTTTGAGAGGAATTTCGAGCACACTAGTATTCGGTAAATTTGAAATCACACCCTATATTTCTTATCGATACATCGATGGCAATGTAAAGCAAATCAATGATGAACGGACAATCGCTACATTGACAATTTCTGGCTTACATCGTACTCCAACAGAACAACGCTACAGGAGAGCAATTGGACAATTTGTTTATGGTTCTAATCTCCTATACACTAAAAATAGATTAAAAATAGGGTTCAATTATGTCACGACTCATCTTGATGGTATCAAAGTGCTTGGTAAAGCGTTAGAAAACAAATTTGATTTTGAAGGGAATCTACTTCGTAATATGAGTATGTATTATAATTATACTTATAGAAATTCCTATTTCTTTGGCGAAGTTGCTACCAATTTGGATCAAGGCTATGCATGGCTAACGGGTGCAATTACGAGTATTACACCGCAGTTTTCTACGGTTTTATTGTATCGGGATTATCAAAAGAATTATCATAATTTCTTTGCGCAATCTATAGGGGAGACTACGGGTACTCAGAATGAAAAGGGATTCTATACTGGAATTGTTTATCATCCTTCTCGGAAGATTCAATGGACGACGTATGTTGATCTATTTAAATTTCCATGGTTACGTTATCGGGCAATTGCGCCATCAGCAGGATATGATGTTATGTCCCAGTTTTCTTATATGTGGTATAAGAAGGGACAGCTTTCAGTTAGGTTCCGTCACCGATTGAGAGAAGAGAACATTCCTGCTTCGAAAACAAAAGAAGTTGTATTAGCTAAGGTGAAAAGATACCAAATAAGATTGGAGTATAAATATAAATTGAGTCCTATATGGAGTATAAGGAGTCGGATGGAAGGCGTTCAATACACAAAAGAATTTGAGAAAAAAGAATTGGGGTGGATGGTCTTTCAAGATGTCTTTTTTAATCCTAATCGGAGTAAAATAACAACGAATATACGCTTGGCTTATTTTCATACCGATAGTTACAATACGCGTATCTATGCTTACGAAAATGATGTTTTGTACTCTTCTTCTTTTCCTCTGTATTATCAAAAAGGTTGGCGAATCTATAATAATATACGCTATAGGATACATCGGAATATAGATTTATGGACTAAAGTTTCTGCGTTCTATTACCCTGAATTGGAAAAAGTTGGTTCAGGATTAGATGAAATTCAAGGTAACATGAAATCAGAAATTAAGATGCAGTTAAGAATCCAATTTTGA
- a CDS encoding ComEC/Rec2 family competence protein yields MKTSFYEQIKKIPFLKIIALYSLGILFAGFTEPTNGRFSILEVVLFAASAANFVFFFLRSRLRIYFIINSYFILLVLGVWNIWKLNFQIEPLHFYHGSSAQLIGVIDDEPIIKDKSIRFPVKIIAKNVDSAFQKATGMLLMTVKLDTSLVFKYGDEIIFLNKVKVVSPPFNPLEFDYKNYLENRNIYFQTYLNTDEYKIVNHNKGAIIKGLAMELRECLVIKFRKYIVKENAFQIAAALIFGYRSTLSPDTLQTFSNTGTIHVLSVSGMHVGILFLFLIWVLQKMNGNPVLHCLRLLLLLLSIWSYTILTGMAPSILRAAIMLSFFLLAKSLKRESNMLNTMAASAFLLLLFQPHMLFDIGFQLSYCAVLGIILLFPLLKKISPFEGTRFVRLVWDSLAVSLSAQILTTPLSLFYFGQFPNYFLIANIIVILPVTVIMYGGLVLMIMPFDRMNIWVGYTIQWVIDNMFLSLQFLDRLPYATWNGIVFSPFTVFISSGYILTFSYACYWKSRKALAASFILVLVFVISFGYKQYSQLNYTGFRIYNTRKEITFAFIKKGKVTVISSVDSLNDKNLIYSMSRDLNRFSNWEKIDFHQLPSHDSRRTNYLIQRSNLCIQIMEHKLVQNLDTDILIVRKNSKWNFIDHVKLIQPKIVLFDGTNSDLNIQLWKHQLDSLAIPNYSLKNNFAYVWDKELL; encoded by the coding sequence ATGAAAACAAGTTTCTACGAACAAATAAAAAAGATTCCATTTCTCAAGATAATTGCATTATATAGTTTGGGAATATTGTTTGCTGGTTTTACAGAACCAACAAACGGTAGATTTTCAATTTTAGAAGTTGTACTATTTGCTGCGTCAGCAGCTAATTTTGTGTTTTTCTTTCTACGATCTAGACTACGCATATACTTTATTATAAATAGCTATTTTATTCTTCTTGTACTTGGTGTTTGGAATATTTGGAAGTTAAATTTTCAGATAGAGCCCCTGCATTTTTATCATGGTTCAAGTGCGCAATTGATTGGTGTTATTGACGATGAACCTATTATAAAAGATAAAAGTATTCGGTTTCCTGTAAAGATTATCGCAAAAAATGTGGACTCTGCTTTTCAAAAGGCGACAGGTATGCTATTGATGACTGTGAAATTAGACACTTCTCTTGTATTCAAATATGGTGATGAAATTATCTTTTTAAATAAAGTAAAGGTGGTATCGCCACCCTTTAATCCTTTAGAGTTTGATTACAAAAACTATTTAGAAAATCGGAATATCTATTTTCAAACGTATCTGAATACGGATGAATATAAGATTGTTAATCATAATAAAGGTGCTATTATTAAAGGGCTAGCTATGGAATTAAGAGAGTGCTTGGTGATTAAATTCAGGAAATACATTGTGAAAGAGAATGCTTTCCAAATAGCTGCAGCGCTTATATTTGGATATCGGTCTACGTTATCTCCTGACACGTTGCAAACATTTAGTAATACGGGTACGATTCATGTATTAAGTGTTTCAGGGATGCACGTGGGTATCCTGTTTCTATTTCTTATTTGGGTGCTCCAAAAAATGAATGGTAATCCTGTTTTGCACTGTTTACGGCTTTTACTATTACTTCTTTCGATTTGGAGTTATACGATCTTAACAGGAATGGCTCCTTCTATATTGCGGGCTGCTATTATGCTAAGTTTTTTTCTCCTTGCAAAATCGCTAAAGCGTGAGTCCAATATGTTGAATACCATGGCAGCATCGGCTTTCTTACTGCTGCTATTTCAGCCTCATATGTTATTCGATATTGGTTTTCAGCTATCTTATTGTGCTGTTCTGGGTATTATTCTTCTTTTTCCATTATTAAAAAAAATCTCTCCTTTTGAGGGTACTCGCTTTGTTCGACTTGTTTGGGATAGTTTAGCGGTTTCCTTAAGTGCTCAGATCCTGACTACGCCACTGTCTTTATTTTATTTTGGTCAGTTTCCGAACTATTTTTTGATCGCTAATATCATTGTCATCCTTCCTGTTACTGTTATTATGTACGGAGGTTTAGTACTGATGATCATGCCTTTTGATCGTATGAATATTTGGGTCGGCTATACGATTCAATGGGTGATCGATAACATGTTTTTATCGCTTCAATTTTTGGATCGGCTACCATATGCTACTTGGAATGGAATTGTCTTTTCTCCATTCACGGTTTTTATTAGTTCAGGGTATATATTGACCTTCTCTTATGCGTGTTATTGGAAAAGTAGAAAAGCATTAGCAGCGAGTTTTATTCTCGTATTGGTATTCGTTATCTCTTTTGGCTATAAGCAATATTCGCAGTTAAATTATACTGGCTTTCGAATTTATAATACTAGAAAAGAAATAACTTTCGCTTTTATAAAAAAAGGAAAAGTAACGGTGATAAGTTCTGTTGATTCTTTGAATGACAAGAATTTGATTTATAGTATGAGTAGGGATTTGAACAGATTTTCTAACTGGGAAAAGATTGATTTTCATCAATTGCCATCACATGATTCACGAAGAACAAATTATCTAATTCAACGGTCAAATCTGTGTATTCAAATCATGGAACATAAACTTGTTCAAAATTTGGATACGGATATTCTGATTGTTAGAAAAAATAGTAAATGGAATTTTATTGATCATGTTAAACTTATCCAGCCTAAAATTGTCCTCTTTGATGGTACAAATAGTGATTTAAATATTCAGTTATGGAAGCATCAATTGGATAGTTTAGCTATTCCAAATTATAGCTTGAAAAATAATTTTGCGTATGTTTGGGATAAGGAATTACTATGA
- a CDS encoding ATP-dependent DNA helicase RecQ: MNIDSVSILKQYWGHDAFRPLQAEIIQSVLDKKDTLALLPTGGGKSICFQVPALMLPGICIVVTPLIALMKDQVQHLKDIGIQAVAIFSGLKSREVDIILDNCIFGNIKFLYLSPERLYSELVQERIRHMSVNLFAIDEAHCISQWGYDFRPPYLQLSKLKELHPDVPFLALTATATASVVADIQDKLLFKRRNVFVKSFLRDNLAYMVLEEENKSGRMIRIIQKLGGAGVVYVRNRRETQEIAHFLVNNGISADFYHAGLSGKDRDRKQEAWMKNEIRVIVATNAFGMGIDKADVRFVIHFDIPESLEAYYQEAGRAGRDGKKAFPVLLYQQEDKNRLLKNLELSFPSVSFVQQVYHHVCNHFQIPYGAGEGLTFDFDVVSFIKKYKLETIPTLSALKFLEKDGWLALSEAVFIPSRFKFEVNHQELYKIQVQYERYDKLIKAILRSYGGVFDDYISINEYEFAKKLGLSYEQVVNLINGLVQMEIASYILSTDAPQLSFLQDRIDYKNVYVDHMFIRERQQIKRDQVSAILNYIDHSKCRSQSLLQYFDEKNALFCQVCDLCLIRNHQLNLNKNIKLEIERILLRNPSSIHDLIEQISIGDDHTKLEVVRSLIDHHKISIEGDRYFWNSPI; the protein is encoded by the coding sequence ATGAATATTGATAGTGTAAGTATATTAAAGCAATATTGGGGGCATGATGCCTTCCGTCCACTTCAAGCGGAAATCATTCAATCTGTTTTGGATAAGAAGGATACATTGGCTTTATTACCAACTGGTGGTGGGAAATCAATTTGTTTTCAGGTTCCAGCCCTAATGCTTCCAGGCATTTGTATTGTTGTTACTCCTTTGATTGCTCTGATGAAAGATCAAGTACAACATCTTAAAGATATCGGTATTCAAGCAGTTGCTATCTTTTCGGGATTGAAAAGTCGGGAGGTTGATATCATATTGGATAATTGTATTTTTGGAAATATTAAATTCCTTTATTTATCACCGGAACGATTGTACAGTGAGCTAGTGCAAGAACGTATTAGACATATGTCTGTTAATCTTTTTGCTATCGATGAAGCGCATTGTATTTCACAATGGGGATATGATTTTCGTCCTCCTTACCTACAATTGTCCAAGTTGAAAGAATTGCACCCCGATGTACCCTTTCTAGCACTTACTGCAACAGCTACAGCTTCTGTCGTAGCCGATATTCAAGATAAGCTTCTTTTTAAACGGAGGAATGTCTTTGTAAAAAGTTTCTTGCGGGATAATCTTGCATATATGGTCTTGGAAGAAGAGAACAAGTCGGGCCGTATGATTCGTATCATTCAAAAATTAGGGGGGGCTGGTGTCGTATATGTGCGTAATAGGAGAGAAACACAAGAGATTGCACACTTTTTAGTCAATAATGGGATTTCTGCTGATTTTTATCACGCTGGATTATCAGGCAAGGATAGAGATCGTAAGCAGGAAGCTTGGATGAAAAATGAAATCAGAGTAATCGTAGCTACAAATGCGTTTGGAATGGGGATTGACAAAGCGGATGTCCGATTTGTGATTCACTTTGATATTCCGGAGTCCTTGGAAGCTTATTATCAAGAAGCTGGTCGAGCTGGTCGTGATGGTAAAAAAGCTTTCCCTGTTTTGTTATATCAGCAAGAGGATAAAAATCGCCTTTTGAAAAATTTGGAACTTAGTTTTCCTTCAGTATCGTTTGTGCAACAGGTATACCATCATGTATGTAATCATTTTCAAATCCCTTATGGAGCAGGAGAGGGTTTGACTTTTGATTTCGACGTTGTTTCTTTTATTAAGAAGTATAAATTGGAGACTATTCCGACATTAAGTGCTTTAAAGTTTTTAGAAAAAGATGGATGGCTAGCACTGTCGGAAGCTGTTTTCATTCCTTCAAGATTCAAATTTGAAGTTAATCATCAAGAGTTATATAAGATACAAGTTCAATATGAACGCTATGACAAATTGATTAAAGCTATCTTGAGATCTTATGGTGGCGTATTTGATGATTATATCTCCATTAACGAATATGAGTTTGCTAAAAAATTAGGATTATCTTATGAACAGGTTGTTAACCTCATCAATGGACTTGTTCAAATGGAGATTGCAAGTTATATCCTGTCTACTGATGCTCCTCAACTTTCTTTTTTACAAGATCGTATAGATTATAAAAATGTATATGTTGACCATATGTTTATTCGAGAACGGCAACAGATAAAGAGGGATCAAGTGTCGGCAATTTTAAATTATATTGATCATTCGAAATGCAGAAGCCAATCGTTATTGCAGTATTTTGATGAAAAAAATGCCTTGTTTTGTCAAGTATGTGATTTATGCCTTATTCGTAATCATCAATTAAATTTGAATAAAAATATCAAACTAGAAATTGAACGCATATTATTACGAAATCCCTCATCTATTCACGATCTCATCGAGCAAATCTCGATTGGTGATGACCATACGAAATTAGAAGTCGTGAGAAGTTTAATTGATCATCATAAAATTAGCATAGAAGGAGATCGCTATTTTTGGAACAGTCCGATATAG
- a CDS encoding YciI family protein: protein MRKLFYTTCFILGVSATAYSQKLNPKFDPALADSMSANDYGMKYYSFVILKSGNVKIASKDSIKMLFQGHMNNIKRLAKEKKLIVAGPFGDNKRDYKGLFILNVKTIKEAEELLATDPAIKAGLLLPEITLWYGSAALPMYLEASEKVNKFDF, encoded by the coding sequence ATGAGAAAATTATTCTACACGACATGTTTTATTTTAGGAGTATCTGCAACTGCCTATTCTCAGAAACTAAATCCAAAATTCGATCCAGCTTTAGCAGATTCGATGAGCGCTAATGATTATGGAATGAAATATTACAGCTTTGTTATCCTAAAATCAGGGAATGTCAAAATAGCAAGTAAAGATTCTATCAAGATGCTTTTTCAAGGACACATGAATAATATTAAACGTTTGGCCAAAGAAAAAAAGTTGATTGTTGCGGGACCTTTTGGCGACAATAAAAGAGACTATAAAGGTCTTTTTATCTTAAATGTAAAAACCATTAAAGAAGCGGAGGAACTATTAGCAACAGACCCTGCTATTAAAGCTGGGTTATTACTACCTGAAATAACCTTATGGTATGGATCAGCAGCACTACCCATGTATTTAGAGGCGAGTGAAAAAGTAAACAAATTTGATTTCTAA
- a CDS encoding YdeI/OmpD-associated family protein, whose amino-acid sequence MDKTNKWAEELLLLRQIIEPFPFEETIKWGSPVFTFNGKNVISFAGFKDHFALWFFNGSHLEDHASVLIATQGDKTKNLRQWKFTDRSQIEESVLKQYIQEAIDIEQKGLKIIPGKKEYLPIPALLQFALDQEPVLKKAFEKLSLAKQNEYNEFIHEAKQDKTKLARIEKIKPNILGGKSLHDQYKK is encoded by the coding sequence ATGGATAAAACAAATAAATGGGCTGAGGAATTATTATTGTTACGTCAAATAATAGAACCATTTCCGTTTGAAGAAACCATTAAATGGGGAAGTCCTGTTTTTACATTTAACGGTAAAAATGTTATTTCTTTTGCAGGATTTAAAGATCATTTTGCACTTTGGTTTTTCAACGGATCCCATCTAGAAGATCATGCTTCAGTTTTAATTGCTACGCAAGGGGATAAAACAAAGAACTTACGACAATGGAAATTTACAGATCGTAGCCAAATAGAAGAATCTGTCTTAAAACAATATATACAGGAAGCTATTGATATTGAACAAAAAGGATTAAAGATTATTCCTGGGAAAAAGGAATATCTTCCAATTCCAGCATTACTTCAATTCGCATTGGATCAGGAACCAGTTTTGAAAAAAGCTTTCGAAAAACTTAGCTTAGCGAAACAAAATGAGTATAACGAATTTATTCATGAGGCCAAGCAAGACAAAACGAAATTAGCTCGCATTGAAAAAATAAAACCAAATATATTGGGTGGTAAAAGCCTACATGATCAATATAAAAAATAG
- a CDS encoding sulfurtransferase, translated as MYFPSPLISALELKQELNNPQLIILDCTIDKVGQSLKDSPLTLIPNSLFFDIENRFSDPNSKLPHTLVSEEIFTKEAQALSINQDSILVLYDRWGIYSSPRAWWMFKVMGFNQVYVLNGGLPAWIEHQYAVSEHYASIPINGNFQAHFTYKWYADKDYILERYKNNDTYIFDARSNGRFNGAVAEPRKGLRGGHIPNSHNLPFEVVLNGNYYRTKEELSTIFEASNSSGTEQIFTCGSGITASIIAFSSYLAGHQNIRVYDGSWAEWGQENLILPIVS; from the coding sequence ATGTATTTCCCATCTCCCCTTATTAGCGCCCTTGAGCTAAAACAAGAATTAAACAATCCTCAATTAATCATTTTAGATTGTACGATTGATAAAGTTGGCCAGTCATTAAAAGATAGTCCATTGACCTTAATTCCAAACTCTCTTTTCTTTGACATCGAAAATAGATTTTCCGACCCAAATAGTAAGTTACCCCATACACTTGTCTCAGAAGAAATTTTCACGAAAGAGGCTCAAGCATTGAGTATTAATCAAGATTCTATCTTGGTTCTCTATGATCGTTGGGGAATATATTCCAGTCCAAGAGCATGGTGGATGTTTAAAGTTATGGGATTTAATCAAGTTTATGTTTTAAATGGCGGACTTCCAGCTTGGATAGAGCATCAATATGCAGTTTCTGAGCACTACGCTTCTATTCCCATCAACGGAAATTTTCAAGCTCATTTTACCTATAAATGGTATGCTGATAAAGATTATATATTGGAACGCTATAAAAACAATGATACCTACATTTTTGACGCAAGAAGTAATGGTAGATTTAATGGTGCAGTTGCTGAACCTAGAAAAGGACTACGTGGCGGACATATCCCTAATTCACATAATCTTCCGTTCGAAGTTGTCTTAAATGGAAATTACTATCGAACAAAAGAAGAGTTAAGTACGATCTTCGAAGCCTCTAATTCATCTGGAACAGAACAAATTTTCACTTGTGGCTCTGGTATTACCGCATCCATTATTGCTTTTTCCAGTTATTTAGCTGGGCATCAAAACATTAGGGTCTATGATGGATCTTGGGCCGAGTGGGGGCAAGAAAATCTTATTTTACCAATCGTATCATAA